AGCGCGCACTTGCGGGTGGTCGGGCGCGATCTGGCGGGCTTGTTCCACATATTCGCGGGCGCGCCGAGGGAAACCGATGTCCAGATAAAATTGCGCCCAGTGCAGCGCCTCTTCCAACGCTTTGGCTTGCTCGTCGGGGAGAGCGGATGCCTTTTGCTCCGACAACCGCGCTGTCAACTGTCGCAACCGTTCTTGCAGCCGTTGGGCTAATTCGGGGGACGGTTGACGCTGCAAGGCGCGTTCGTAAGCCTCTTTGGCGCGGCGTAACCGTCCTGTCGCTTCCAGCGCCTGCCCGAACCAAAAATGGGCTTCAGGGTTTTCTCCATCCACCTCGCTCGCTCGGCTCAAGTAACCGACGGCTGCTTCTGCCCGCTGCGTTTCTACCAGCAACCGTCCCAATGCCAGCAACGGGTCGGGCGCATCGGGCACGAGGTCTAACGCATGGCGTAACTGCTTTTCGGCTTCCGCGAGGTCCCCTTTCTGCCACGCCTGCAAGGCTTGCTGGTAATGGCGGTGGGCTTGACGGACGATAGACTCCGCCAATTTGCCGTAACCGAAGCGGAGCAACGCCCGGCGCTCCGCCCACAATTTCTGTGTCCGTTCCTTTTCGCGCCGCGTCTTGCTCACCGGCGGTCAACCCCCTTACTTTGCGTGGGTGCATTTGACGGCGCTGTTAGGTGCAACGACGGGTCTAACACCTGCACCTTTGCTTGACGCCATAGTCGTTCGGGCAAGGTGAGTTGCAACTGAAGGGCTTTTTGACGGCGCAAACGGGCGATCACTTGTGTCCGCACCGCGCCAAAAGTTGGGCGCTCTGCGGGCAACCGCTCTTCCAGTTTCACGATGACCCATTCACCGTCCAATTGGACAGGGCGGCTGAATTCGCCGACACGCAAGGTGCGCACGACAGTTTGCAATTTCGGGTGTAGTTCGCGCACGGGCACGACGCCCATGTCGCCCCCGCGCAAGCGGGTTACAGGATTGGTGGAAAAGTGACGGGCAAGGTCGGCAAAGTTTGTCCCCCGCCGTAGTCGCAGCGCTTCCCAAATGGCTTGGGCGTTCTCGCGACTTTCTAAGGTGATGTCGCGCAACCGCACGCGTTCGGGGCGTTCAAATTCAGCCCGGTGCCGTTCAAAATAGCGCTGCGCTTCCGCCTCGCTCACTTGCGCCATCGCTTCCGCCAGCTTTTGCAACAACAAGGCGCTTCGCATCCGTTCGCGCGCAGCGGGGGTGTCGGGGAGGCGCTGACGACGCAGTGCCGTTTGCACCTCGGTGTCGGTGACCGCAACGCCACGGCGAAGGGCTTCCCGCTCCACCAGGCGATGCGTTAACAGGTCGTGAAGCACAACCGCACCGTAGCGTTCCCAAAGGGCTTGACGCAGTTCCCTTTCCGTAACGGTGACGCCATCGGCGCGGGCGATGACGCGGTCGCGCCCTTTACACCCCGCCATCAGTGTGACCAGCAAAGCCGCTGTAATGACGCGTCGCAGCATAGCGAGCGACTCCCCAGAGACATGGCGCACCGAGATATAGCACATCGTTATGTGGCTTGACACTGCCGACCGATGTCACAAAATTAGCATGCCGCGCAGTGCGCCGAAACAGGACTGCTTCAAGGAGGTTCACCCACGATGGAAGCGGTGCAATCCGTGCGGGCAATCATTGAGGCTGGCGGCAAACAATACGAAGTGGCGCCAGGAACGGTCTTGCGTGTGGAAAAACTGGACATTGACGAGGGCTCAACTTTTGAGACCGATAAAGTGCTGATGGTGCGGACAGCGGACCGCGTCCTCTTCGGCACGCCTTATGTGGAAGGGGCAAAGGTCACCGCCACCGTCGTTAAGCATGGGCGGGGGCGTAAACTCATCGTCTTCAAGTTCAAGCCTAAAAAACGCTACATGCGCAAAAAAGGGCACCGGCAGTGGTTCACGGAGTTGCTCATTGACACCATCGTCGTGCCGGCGACCAATTGACGGAGGTGAACGCCGATGGCGCACAAGAAATCAGGCGGCGCCAGCAAAAACGGGCGCGATAGCCGCTCTAAGCGCTTGGGCGTGAAAGCCTACGGCGGAGAGTTCGTTAAGGCAGGTTATGTGCTCATCCGCCAGCGGGGCACCCGCTTTTTGCCCGGACGCAATGTCGGTATGGGCAACGACTTCACCCTTTTCGCCTTGACCGACGGCTATGTCGTCTACGACCGCAAGGGCGATAAGGTGCGCGTCAATGTGCTTCCTGCCCCGACGGCGTGAGAGAGTGTCATCAACTTTCGCTGACGCCTCCGCTTTGCGAGGGTGCCTGGTAGCCTTTTCACCTGACCGAAAGCACCGTGGACATTGTCCTTCTGTTGACGCTGCCGTGTTGAATTGTGTTTGCTCGGAGGGCGGCTCTCCTGAGCCGCTGAAAAAACGGTGCGTCAGGAGACGCACCCTCCGAACGACGCACTCTCGGAGGGCGGCTCTCCTGAGCCGCTGAAAAAACGGTGCGTCAGGAGACGCACCCTCCGAACGACGCACTCTCGGAGGGCGGCTCTCCTGAGCCGCTGAAAAAACGGTGCGTCAGGAGACGCACCCTCCGAACGACGCACTCTCGGAGGGCGGCTCTCCTGAGCCGCTGAAAAAACGGTGCGTCAGGAGACGCACCCTCCGAACGACGCACTCTCGGAGGGCGGCTCTCTGAGCCGCCGAAAAAACGGTGCGTCAGGAGACGCACCCTCCGAACGACGCACTCTCGGAGGGCGGCTCTCTGAGCCGCCGAAAAAACGGTGCGTCAGGAGACGCACCCTCCGAACGACGCACTCTCGGAGGGCGGCTCTCTGAGCCGCCGAAAAAACGGTGCGTCAGGAGACGCACCCTCCGAACGACGCACTCTCGGAGGGCGGCTCTCTGAGCCGCCGAAAAAACGGTGCGTCAGGAGACGCACCCTCCGAACGACGCACTCTCGGAGGGCGGCTCTCTGAGCCGCCGAAGAGAGAAAGTGGCGCGTCAAAAGACGCGCCCTCCGAGGCACTGCCGAAAGGAAAAATTCAACTTATCGCTCTCAATTGGTTGGACCGGTGACTTGGGCTCGGTCACCTGTGGCGGTTTCACCGTGCCACTTTAGGCTTCGCCGTCGGCGCGCCCATGCTGAAACGCCCCTGAGTGTTAGCGTTGTCCTGCGACGCTTGGCATCAAGGTGCAGCGCATCCCCACAATAAAGTGCGGTGATTTGTTCATGCATTTTGTGGACGAAGCGGTCATTTTTGTTAAAGCGGGGGACGGAGGCAACGGATGTGTAGCGTTTCGGCGGGAGAAGTTTGTCCCGCGCGGCGGTCCTGCCGGTGGCGATGGCGGGCGAGGTGGGCATGTGATTTTGCTCGCTGACCCTGCGGTGCGCACATTGGTGGACTTACATTTGCAGCGCACCTACAAAGCCCCCAACGGACAACATGGGCAGGGCAGCAACAAACACGGCGCGGACGGTGAAGACTTGGTCATCCGCGTGCCGGTGGGCACTGTCGTTTATGACGCCAACACGGGCGAATTGTTGGCGGATTTGACCCGACCAGGGCAGCGCATCGTCGTGGCGCGGGGTGGACGGGGTGGGCGGGGCAACGCCGCGTTTGCGACGCCGACCCGTCAAACGCCGGTCTTTGCTGAATTGGGCGAACCGGGCGAGGCGCGCACTTTGCGGTTGGAGTTGAAGTTGCTGGCGGATGTAGGCATCATCGGTTACCCCAATGTCGGCAAATCCACGCTCATCAGCCGCATCAGTGCCGCCCGTCCCAAAATCGCCGACTACCCTTTCACGACCCTCGTGCCCAACTTGGGGACGGTGCGGGTGGGCAACTTCAGTTTCGTCGTCGCCGACTTGCCCGGCTTAATTGAAGGCGCCCACAAGGGCGTCGGGTTAGGACACCAGTTTTTGCGCCACGCCGAGCGCACGGCTCTGCTCCTGCACATGGTGGACATCGCTGCGACGGAAGGGCGTGACCCCTTGCGTGACTTTGAGGTTATCAACGCCGAGTTGGGGCTTTACAGCCTCACGCTGGCAAAAAAGCCCCAGATCGTCGTCGCTAACAAAATGGACTTGCCTGGCGCCCGCGAAAATTTGGAACGCTGTTTGCCCTATTGGCGCGAACGCGGTTACGAAGTGTTTGCTATCTCGGCGCTGACGGGTGAAGGGTTAGAGCCGTTGGTTCACCGCGTGGCGGAACTGGTCAGAGCCTTACAGCCGCCTCAAGCGGAGCAAACCGACGCTGATGAGCCGCCCCTTTTGATCGCTCCGCCCAAACCTGAACCGCCCTTGACGATTGAGCGATTGGACGAAGAGACATGGCAGGTGCAGGGGGGTGGCGTGGAACGGTTAACGCGACTCATCAACGCCTCACACCCGCAAGCGCTCACGGAAATCAAGCAGCGGCTCATCCGCCACAGCGTTTGGAAAGCGGTGCGCAAGGCAGGGGCGAAAATCGGTGACCGCGTCCTTGTCGGCGGGTTAGAGTTGGTGATGGATTGAGCGCCCCAAAAGGCAGGCGAAAGCGTGTGGAACAGCCACGCTTGAACGGAACGGTGTCGCTTGACGCGGTTGTTGAACCGTTAGCGGCAAGGTTGCGTCCCCGCACGCTGGATGAATTCATCGGGCAAGCGCATTTGCTCGGCGCAGGACAACCGTTGCGCGCGGCGATAGAGCGGGGGCAATTGCACTCGGCGATTTTGTGGGGACCGCCTGGATGCGGCAAGAGCACTTTGGCGCTTTTGCTCGCTCGGCATGTCCAAGCGCCCTTTGAAGCGATGAGCGCGGTCGTTGCCGGCGTCGCTGAAGTCCGACAGGTCATTGCTGCCGCTCGGCAACGGCGCCAGCGCGGGCAGCGCACCGTCTTGTTTCTTGACGAGGTGCACCGGTTCAACAAAGCCCAACAGGACGCTTTGCTCCCTGCCGTTGAAGACGGCACACTCATCTTCATCGGGGCGACGACTGAAAACCCGTTTTTCTACCTGACGCCACCGTTGCTCTCTCGCTGTCGGCTCTATCGCTTGGAGCCGTTAACGCCTGAGCAGGTGTTGACACTGCTGAAACGGGCGTTGACGGATGAGCGGGGCTTGGGACGGTTGAGGGTGCAAGCAGATGACGACGCGTTGCAATTCATCGCTGACCGCAGTGGGGGCGATGCCCGTCGGGCGCTCAACGCCTTGGAAGCCACCTTTTTGACCGCACAAGGGTCGCAAAGCAAACCGCAGGCAATAATTTGCGTTACCCGCGCCGTCGCCGAAAGCGTGTTGCGCGACGCCCCGCTGGCTTATCAGCGAGCGGGCGATGACCACTACGATGTCGCTTCAGCGTTTATCAAGAGTGTGCGAGGTTCTGACCCTGACGCAGCGCTTTACTGGTTGGCGCGCTTTTTGGCGTCAGGTGAGGACCCGCGCTTCATTGCGCGGCGGATGGTCATCGCAGCGGCGGAAGACATCGGGTTAGCCGACCCGCAAGCATTGGTGATAGCTGTCGCCGCTGCGCACGCCGTAGACCTTGTGGGCGTGCCCGAAGCCCAAATCCCGTTAGCCGAAGCCGCCATTTACCTTGCGGCCGCACCAAAAAGCGACAGCGCTTACAAGGCGATCGCCAAAGCGATGGACGAAATTGCGCGCCACGGTCCGCAACCCGTTCCGCCCCATTTGCGTGACGCCTCTTACAAAGGGGCAAAGCAGTTGGGGCATGGAGTCGGTTACCTGTCTCCTCACGATGTTCCCGACCGTTTCGTCAAGCAATCCTATTTGCCCCCGACCGTGCGCGGGTTGCCCTTTTATGAGCCGACCGAGCAAGGGTTTGAAAAAGTCATCGCCGCTCGCTTGCACCGCCCATCGCAGGGCACCCGATAGGGAGTGCTATCCGTTGACTCACCGCCTTTAGGGGTTAGTGCCCAAGGAAGGCGAACCAGTGAGCCATTGGGGAACAAGCGAGTCCAAGAGGCGCCACGCGTCCTCTTTCGTTCGCACCCGTCCGTCCAGCACCGCTTCTTCCACCGCTTGCAAGGCGCGCCCGACCAGCGGCGACGGCGGCAAGTTGTAACGGGTCATGATGTCGTGTCCCGTGACGATGCGCGGGCGTTGCCGGGCAGCTTTCAGGGCGCAGTGGGTTTCCAGCAAGCGCCGTAAAGTGAGGTAATGACGCTGCCGATGCTCCGGCGTCATCGCAAGACCCCGCGTCGCCATCAAATCGGCGGCTGACAGCACGACACAATAAATGCCTACCACATCGCCCAACGCTCGCCAAAATCGCCGCAGCGCCCGTTCCGTCAACTCTCTTGCCCCTGCCAAATAGACAGGGCGCATATGCCATCGCACCAGCGCTGTAACCGTTTCTGTCTCCCGCCGCGACAGCCGCCAGCGGTGGCAGATGTGCTCCGCCATTTCCGCACCGACCCTTTCATGCCCGTAAAAATGGATGGCGCCATCGGCGCCGACGGTCATCGTGTGAGGTTTGCCGATATCGTGCAGGAGCGTGGCAAATTTGACGACCCAAACGCCCGTGCGCCGATAGCCGAAAGGCACCTGAAACGCCGGTTGCACCTGCTTCAACAGGTCATTGAGGGCATCGTCTTCCGTTTCTGCGGCAATGGCGCGTTCCGCCATTTGCACGGCTTGCACCGTGTGATGAAATCCGTCCAAATGGTGATAGCCTGCCGCTGGCACTTTTTTCAGGGGCATCAGTTCAGGCAACAAAAAAGTCAGCACACCTGTTGCGTCCATCGCCAACAAATGAGTGCCTGCGTCAGGTGCTTGCAGCGTCCATGCGAATTCCGCTGCGATGCGTTCGGGCGCAGCGTTCAGCAGCAACGGTGCGTTTTCTGCCAATGCCGCTTGTGTTTCTTCCGTGATGTGCAAACCCAGCGTGGCAGCAAACCGAAACGCCCGCAAAATCCGAACGGGGTCATCCTTCAGCGCCCGTTTGCTCGTCAGGACCAATTGTCGTTGCGCCAAATGCGCCAACCCGTTCAGCGGGTCGATGATGGGCGCAACCCCGTCTTGCACCAGCGTCACCACATCCACCGCCAACGCGTTGCAGGTGAAATCACGGCGGCGCAAATCGTCATCCAAATCGCCTTGCAGCGCTGTGAAATCGGCAGCGGATTGCGCCGCCGCGTTTTTCCAACGGACAAGGCGCACGGTCGGCGGGTCATCGTGCAAGCGGACGACGCGCCCACCGATGCGTTCGGCGACGCGCGACGCAAACGCCATCGGGTCAGCGGCGACCGCAAAGTCCGCCTCAGTGCCTTGCCCCTCGTCCCGCGCTCCGTGCCCTGCATTGCGCGACACAAAATCTCGCACCCATCCGCCGACGAGATAGAGCCGGGCGCGTTGCTCTTGTGCCACTGTTGCCGCTGTTTGTGTCACAAGGCGCAAGTCTTCGGGTAATTGCGTCAGTGCCAACTGCATCGGTTGCATCACTCGCCACCCTTGCGTCGGTAAAGTTTGCGACGAAGTATCTGCGCGGTGAAACGCGCCAGACGCGGGAGCAAGGCGCAAACGATGTCTCTCAATTGCTTCGCCCGATGCCAGAACCCCTGCCAACTTTTGCCCAATGCCCGGTGCCTGAAACCGATGGGCACTTCCACGACCCGAACCCCCGCCCACAGCGTATCAATCGTCAACGCCGTTTCCACACCGTAGCCATCTGCCAGTGTGATGCGTTCCAACACTGTGCGCCGCACAGCCCGCTGCCCCGATAACGGTGCCGTCGGTTGAAACCCCGTCAGGGTGCGAATTGCCCATGCCGAAAAAGTTTTGACGATGCCGAACCCGCCCCCGTGCGGGTCAGGAGGCGGAGCAGCAATCGCCATATCCGCCACACCGTCCAAAAGCGGTCGGAGCAATGCGCCCAGCGACGCTGCGTCATCGCCCAAATCAGCGTCCACCAGCAACACGATCTCGCCTGTCGCTTCCGCCAACCCCCGACGCAGTGCTGCCCCTTTCCCACGCCGCTGACGCAACCGCACAACTTTCGTGGCGCCCGCTGCCTGCGCGATGTCCGCTGTCCCATCTGTTGATCCGTCGTCCACGACGATCAATTCCCAGGTCAACCCGCTGTGTTCAGCGACGTGTCGTATCGCTGTCACCGTCGCACCGATGCGGTCACTTTCGTTGTGCGCTGGGATGAGGATGGACAACTGAGGCATGAAGTGGGCACACCTCAAACGCTGTCGTCGCGGATGCGCTGCGCGGCGGCGAGGCGCAATTTATTGCCCGCACAATCGCCGATACAACTCCAGCACCTTTTGGACATAGCGGGGCGTGACGCCATTTTGCGGAATGCCCCCTGCCCTTTGGACAGCCGTTGGACCTGCGTTGTAAGCCGCCAACGCTAACTCCACTGAGCCGAAGCGGTCCAATTGCTGTCGCAGGTAGCGGACGCACCCGTCAATGTTTTGGACGGGGTCATAAGGGTCAACGCCCAACCCTGCTGCCGTTTCAGGCTTCAATTGTCCCAAACCGATTTCGCCTCTTTTGCCGACGGCATCGGGGCGAAAGGTGGACTCACACGCGATGACCGCAACCACCAAGCGGGGGTCTATCCCGTGCCGAATGGCGCATCGCAACACAGCGCTGGCAAGGGCTTCCGCTTGACTGTCCGTTAAGTTCGGGTTGAAGAACCGCACGGCTGCGCGGTAGTGGGGCAACAGCCGTTGGACTTCGTTTTCTAACAAGTTCAACGGCGCGTTTAAGCGCGATTGCAAGGCGCTCAGTCCCCGCGAGGGCAGCGTCCGTCGGCGCAACTCAGTCAACGAACCTTGCCGCTGAAGGGGCGTTGGTGCCGACGACGGTGTTTGCTCCAGTGGCACGATCGTCACCGTCGGGGTCGTCATGGTGGGGGGCGTAGTAGGTGTCGGCGGTTTGTAAGGGTCAATGTGTTCCGCCCAAAAACTCCCGTCGGCACTGACGCGGTATTGCACGGTCACATCGGTGCCTGCGCGCACCCAGTCGGGCAACTTGTTCAGAGGCACATGAAAGTAGGTGACGATTTGCCGTGCCGATAACACAGCGAGCGTCGCGCGTTGCAACCCCACGATGATGCCCCGCACATTACCGTCCAAGCGCAGCAAGGCTTTATCCCCTTCGTTTTCGCTCACCGCTTTCGCTGCCTCTTGCGCTGAACCCACCAGCGGTATCGCCGTGACCAGTAGCACCACCCATCCAATTCGCAGCACTGCACACCGCCTCCCTATCGGGCTGGATTGGCGCTGTTTGATGATGCCACGCTCAATGGGAAAGGCAAGGGCGGCAATTGCAGCTATTGACATCGGAGCACGGGCGTTTAAAAATGACCAGACCGAGTTTGCGACGCTCCGCAAAATCCGAACCGACAGCGAGCGAGACGACGATGCAGAAGGCGACTGCTTGCAACGCCGGCACACCCACCCACCACCGTTGGGTTTGGTTCCGCCGCATGGGCGGGATGGCAATCATGCGACCCGTCATCCCTCGGCGGAGACGGTCAACTTTTGCCTCTTAACTTCGGGCAAAGGAGGGATACGGATGGGTCGCTCTGAAGAAGGCTGTGCCACATCCCAAACGATGCGCGGGCTTAAATGTCGTGAGTGCGGAGCCTATTACCCGTTAGAAGCCATACATGTATGCGAACTGTGCTTTGGTCCGCTGGAAGTGGATTACGACTATGATGTCTTGCGCACGGTTGTGTCCCGTCAACGGATTGAGAGCGGTCCGCCCAACTTGTGGCGCTACAAAGATTTGCTCCCTGTCACCGGCGATGTGTTGGTGCAATCGGGCGCCGGTTTCACGCCTTTGCTGAAGGCTGAACGGTTGGGCGAACGGTTGGGCTTGCGTCACTTGTTCATCAAAAACGATACCGCTAACCCCACCTGGTCTTTTAAAGACCGTGTTGTGTCCGTCGCCATCACGAAGGCGTTGGAGTTCGGCTTTGACACGGTCGCGTGCGCTTCAACGGGCAACCTAGGCAACTCGGTTGCGGCGCACGCTGCGCGCATGGGCTTGCGCTGCTTCATCTTCATCCCCGCTGATTTGGAGGTCGGCAAAATCGTCGGTTCCCTCGTTTACAACCCGACGCTGGTGGCGGTCAAGGGCAATTACGACGAGGTCAACCGGTTGTGCGCGGAAATTGCGTCCACGATGCGTTGGGGGTTCGTCAACATCAACCTGCGCCCTTACTACGCGGAAGGTTCCAAGACGCTGGGCTTTGAGGTCGTGGAACAACTGGGTTGGCGTGCCCCCGACCACATCGTTGTCCCGATGGCGTCGGGGTCGCTGTTGACGAAAGTGTGGAAGGCGCTGAAGGAATTGCGTTGGCTCAAGTTGATTGACGCTGTGCCGACGAAAGTGCACGGGGCGCAAGCCGAAGGCTGCTCGCCAATCGTGCGGGCGTTCAAAGAAAACGCCGAATTTGTCCGCCCCGTCAAACCCGACACGATCGTCAAGTCGCTGGCGATTGGCAACCCAGCGGACGGCATCTACGCCCTGCAAGCGATGCGGGAGAGCGGGGGCGTCGCAGAAGCAGCCACTGACGAGGAAGTCGTTGAGGGCATCAAGTTGCTGGCAGAGACCGAGGGCATCTTCACTGAGACCGCTGGGGGCGTGACGATCGCTGTGCTCAAAAAACTCGTAGAGCAAGGCGTCATCGGCAGCGACGAAACCGTTGTCGCCCTCATCACAG
This genomic interval from bacterium HR17 contains the following:
- the gpgS gene encoding Glucosyl-3-phosphoglycerate synthase, with the protein product MPQLSILIPAHNESDRIGATVTAIRHVAEHSGLTWELIVVDDGSTDGTADIAQAAGATKVVRLRQRRGKGAALRRGLAEATGEIVLLVDADLGDDAASLGALLRPLLDGVADMAIAAPPPDPHGGGFGIVKTFSAWAIRTLTGFQPTAPLSGQRAVRRTVLERITLADGYGVETALTIDTLWAGVRVVEVPIGFRHRALGKSWQGFWHRAKQLRDIVCALLPRLARFTAQILRRKLYRRKGGE
- the lapB_2 gene encoding Lipopolysaccharide assembly protein B, with the protein product MSKTRREKERTQKLWAERRALLRFGYGKLAESIVRQAHRHYQQALQAWQKGDLAEAEKQLRHALDLVPDAPDPLLALGRLLVETQRAEAAVGYLSRASEVDGENPEAHFWFGQALEATGRLRRAKEAYERALQRQPSPELAQRLQERLRQLTARLSEQKASALPDEQAKALEEALHWAQFYLDIGFPRRAREYVEQARQIAPDHPQVRAVAIAVEQSLATPPTPSAATERQQDRG
- the rpmA gene encoding 50S ribosomal protein L27 — its product is MAHKKSGGASKNGRDSRSKRLGVKAYGGEFVKAGYVLIRQRGTRFLPGRNVGMGNDFTLFALTDGYVVYDRKGDKVRVNVLPAPTA
- the prsA_2 gene encoding Foldase protein PrsA; this encodes MLRRVITAALLVTLMAGCKGRDRVIARADGVTVTERELRQALWERYGAVVLHDLLTHRLVEREALRRGVAVTDTEVQTALRRQRLPDTPAARERMRSALLLQKLAEAMAQVSEAEAQRYFERHRAEFERPERVRLRDITLESRENAQAIWEALRLRRGTNFADLARHFSTNPVTRLRGGDMGVVPVRELHPKLQTVVRTLRVGEFSRPVQLDGEWVIVKLEERLPAERPTFGAVRTQVIARLRRQKALQLQLTLPERLWRQAKVQVLDPSLHLTAPSNAPTQSKGVDRR
- the rplU gene encoding 50S ribosomal protein L21, whose product is MEAVQSVRAIIEAGGKQYEVAPGTVLRVEKLDIDEGSTFETDKVLMVRTADRVLFGTPYVEGAKVTATVVKHGRGRKLIVFKFKPKKRYMRKKGHRQWFTELLIDTIVVPATN
- the obg_2 gene encoding GTPase Obg codes for the protein MHFVDEAVIFVKAGDGGNGCVAFRREKFVPRGGPAGGDGGRGGHVILLADPAVRTLVDLHLQRTYKAPNGQHGQGSNKHGADGEDLVIRVPVGTVVYDANTGELLADLTRPGQRIVVARGGRGGRGNAAFATPTRQTPVFAELGEPGEARTLRLELKLLADVGIIGYPNVGKSTLISRISAARPKIADYPFTTLVPNLGTVRVGNFSFVVADLPGLIEGAHKGVGLGHQFLRHAERTALLLHMVDIAATEGRDPLRDFEVINAELGLYSLTLAKKPQIVVANKMDLPGARENLERCLPYWRERGYEVFAISALTGEGLEPLVHRVAELVRALQPPQAEQTDADEPPLLIAPPKPEPPLTIERLDEETWQVQGGGVERLTRLINASHPQALTEIKQRLIRHSVWKAVRKAGAKIGDRVLVGGLELVMD
- the cca_2 gene encoding Multifunctional CCA protein — protein: MQPMQLALTQLPEDLRLVTQTAATVAQEQRARLYLVGGWVRDFVSRNAGHGARDEGQGTEADFAVAADPMAFASRVAERIGGRVVRLHDDPPTVRLVRWKNAAAQSAADFTALQGDLDDDLRRRDFTCNALAVDVVTLVQDGVAPIIDPLNGLAHLAQRQLVLTSKRALKDDPVRILRAFRFAATLGLHITEETQAALAENAPLLLNAAPERIAAEFAWTLQAPDAGTHLLAMDATGVLTFLLPELMPLKKVPAAGYHHLDGFHHTVQAVQMAERAIAAETEDDALNDLLKQVQPAFQVPFGYRRTGVWVVKFATLLHDIGKPHTMTVGADGAIHFYGHERVGAEMAEHICHRWRLSRRETETVTALVRWHMRPVYLAGARELTERALRRFWRALGDVVGIYCVVLSAADLMATRGLAMTPEHRQRHYLTLRRLLETHCALKAARQRPRIVTGHDIMTRYNLPPSPLVGRALQAVEEAVLDGRVRTKEDAWRLLDSLVPQWLTGSPSLGTNP
- the thrC_3 gene encoding Threonine synthase, with protein sequence MGRSEEGCATSQTMRGLKCRECGAYYPLEAIHVCELCFGPLEVDYDYDVLRTVVSRQRIESGPPNLWRYKDLLPVTGDVLVQSGAGFTPLLKAERLGERLGLRHLFIKNDTANPTWSFKDRVVSVAITKALEFGFDTVACASTGNLGNSVAAHAARMGLRCFIFIPADLEVGKIVGSLVYNPTLVAVKGNYDEVNRLCAEIASTMRWGFVNINLRPYYAEGSKTLGFEVVEQLGWRAPDHIVVPMASGSLLTKVWKALKELRWLKLIDAVPTKVHGAQAEGCSPIVRAFKENAEFVRPVKPDTIVKSLAIGNPADGIYALQAMRESGGVAEAATDEEVVEGIKLLAETEGIFTETAGGVTIAVLKKLVEQGVIGSDETVVALITGCGLKTQEVLADKIAQPIVIEPNLKAFQAKFAELVAVR
- a CDS encoding putative AAA domain-containing protein is translated as MEQPRLNGTVSLDAVVEPLAARLRPRTLDEFIGQAHLLGAGQPLRAAIERGQLHSAILWGPPGCGKSTLALLLARHVQAPFEAMSAVVAGVAEVRQVIAAARQRRQRGQRTVLFLDEVHRFNKAQQDALLPAVEDGTLIFIGATTENPFFYLTPPLLSRCRLYRLEPLTPEQVLTLLKRALTDERGLGRLRVQADDDALQFIADRSGGDARRALNALEATFLTAQGSQSKPQAIICVTRAVAESVLRDAPLAYQRAGDDHYDVASAFIKSVRGSDPDAALYWLARFLASGEDPRFIARRMVIAAAEDIGLADPQALVIAVAAAHAVDLVGVPEAQIPLAEAAIYLAAAPKSDSAYKAIAKAMDEIARHGPQPVPPHLRDASYKGAKQLGHGVGYLSPHDVPDRFVKQSYLPPTVRGLPFYEPTEQGFEKVIAARLHRPSQGTR
- the mltF gene encoding Membrane-bound lytic murein transglycosylase F produces the protein MLRIGWVVLLVTAIPLVGSAQEAAKAVSENEGDKALLRLDGNVRGIIVGLQRATLAVLSARQIVTYFHVPLNKLPDWVRAGTDVTVQYRVSADGSFWAEHIDPYKPPTPTTPPTMTTPTVTIVPLEQTPSSAPTPLQRQGSLTELRRRTLPSRGLSALQSRLNAPLNLLENEVQRLLPHYRAAVRFFNPNLTDSQAEALASAVLRCAIRHGIDPRLVVAVIACESTFRPDAVGKRGEIGLGQLKPETAAGLGVDPYDPVQNIDGCVRYLRQQLDRFGSVELALAAYNAGPTAVQRAGGIPQNGVTPRYVQKVLELYRRLCGQ